The nucleotide sequence gCTTTCTCACGTACCGGGAGCTCGTGCgtgcggaggcggaggcggcgcggcagaTCTCCCGCGACTTCATCGCGGCCGTCAACATGTGCGCTCAGAAGTACGAGGGGTGCATCGTCGAGCTGTACAGCGACCGTGCCATCCTGTCATGGAACGCGTTCTTCGAGTCTGGCGACAGCTACGCCCAGGCATGCGTGCAGTGCGGGGAGTGCTTCCATGATAGGTTTGTGCGCAGATTCTCTCCGGAGAGCGGCGCGTACTTCAGCACTGCCGGCTACATGGGTCACATTGTCTGCGGCACCACGACGGAGAAGTCGCTCCTGCTTCATGGTCAGCCCGTCTcgatgctgcgccagctcccGATGCTGCTCGAGATGCGCTACTGTGCATATGTGTGGCTCGGCACCCCGCCGCCGGCGTGCACGAGTTCGCCGCTGTCGTGGACGCGGATTGGTGCCGTGCGGATCGGCGCCGAATTCTCTGTTGATCTGCACGCCATGCGGCGCACATCGACGGAGCCACTGCCGGCCGCCATGGTGTGGCGCATGCCCCAGTGGACGACCTTCGGCGACGAgcgcgccgcgcagctgccgcagggcGGGGACACCGCGCCTGCGCCGTCCGcgagcaccgctgctgccgctgccaccggcgTCCCTGCTGTTCTCGCCAGCCCTCcatcccttttctctccgctGTGCAGCCGCGGCGTTGGGGCGCCGTACGAGACGTTTTATGACCGCAGCCACAATCGATACCAGCTGTCCAACGCGGTGCTTGGGGAGTCCAAGTCTTGCGTCGTGCGCCTCGCCATCTCGGAGACTGGCAACTTTGTGGCTGTGAAAGAGATCCGGATCGAACGCGGAGACGTCAAGCCCATTCGCCGGCGCCGCTACCAGCGCGAAAGTCGGATCGTCGTGGCGCGGGGCGAGAAGCCGCAGTGGATGAACGAGGTGGAAATTATGGAGCGGCACCGGCACACGTGCATCGTTGCCTACATCTCTTtcgtggaggcggaggacaGGCTGCGCATTGTCATGGAGtacgccggcggcggcaactTGCTGAAATTCGCGTCCTCCCAGCGGCAcacggagggggagggtccGCCaatggcagtgctgctgcgcaacgtCGTAGAGGGACTGAAGTTTCTGCATCAGAAGGGGATCGTACACGGCGACATCAAGCCACAGAATGTGTTGGTGCCGGACTCCGGGCCGTGCAAGATCGCGGACTTTGGCATCTCTCGTAGGGCCACCACTACCGCCACCAGTGCAATCGAAGGAACGCCGTTCTACATGGCGCCCGAGGCGACGCGCGGGGAGGTCACCGCGGCGTGCGACATTTGGAGCTTTGGCATCATGATGGCGCAGGTGCTCACCGGCCGCTTGCCGTACGACGCGTCCGTGCGCGACTACTACTTGGTAAGCCAGTTCATGTGCAACAAGGACGTGGAGCGGGAGCTGCACACGCCGCTGGAGAAAGCCGCCCTCGACGTCTTCCTCGCGTGCACCCAGTACGATGCAGCGAAGCGCAAAACGGcaaaggcgctgctgaagatgCCGTACTTCACCACCCACGCTGCGGGGAGCACCGAGGATGCGTAGTACAAGGGGGACAACGGGCAAAGAACCCGCCCCCGGGCAGTCTCCTCTTCGCCATTCCTCATgtctgcgcgcgcgtgtgtgcctcctgcccctctccacccccgctgtccccccttctctcatttcccctctctctgtcacgGCAAACCAAAACGACGTCGACAGCGGATCCCTCGTCTTGTGCCTTTCtgtcttttcgttttcgcgTGGCTCCCCCGCTGGACCTGCGCTGTGCGCGATGCGCGCCAAACGCGTGCAGTCGAGTGTGCCGGCCACTGTCGGGCCCCCGCGCTTCACGCCAGTGACCGTcccgcggtgctgcactccatctgcagcagcaccgcgccgtgCGCGCGAAGAAGGCGTGAGCGCGAGCGAGAAGCTCGTCGTTGGTGGGactcttcgctctctcgctgtatcagctgtgtgtgtgcgggctGCTTCGCCTACCCCCATTGCGTGCCGTCTATAGCGACCGTGGAGATTAGCCGTTGCGACGCAACGTATAGGCGCGAGCATTGGTGCCTGTGTGGTGGATGGCGGTGTGCAGGTGCGTCTGTGTAcgagctgctggcgttgcTGTGGCCGTTTCACAGCCTCTGCctggtggcgcagcgacgcgacgCGGACCTGCTCGTTCTATTCCCCCTCAGGCTGtgcactgccgcctcgccgctggaggtgtgtgtgcgacgggctggcggtgccgctgcactTCACATGTGCTTCTTgtcaggtgtgtgtgtgtgtgtgcgtgcgttgtTTACCCCTGCGTTCTCGCCGCCACACGCTTGCTTGCGATAATCTGCAGCCTGCGTTGTGGTgtgcacccacccacccagaGGCGCATCCACGCTTGCGCCCGCGGAAACCAACACACCGGTACATGCACAAACGCGGAGACGCAACTACACGCGGACTGCGGTAGGCTGATGCGGACGGCAAGACGGAGGCGTCCCCCGcacgacagcgacagcgcctcTCCGTGTGGTGTGCGCACTCCCGTTGCACATAtttcgtttctctcctcGGCCTCGTGCTGAGCATCGCACCAAGCACCGGCACGCATCGCTGCGCCGTGTCTCTGCCTCCTTTTCATTTCCACTTTGAGCGTGGCGCCCTTGGCTCCCGCCTGTGCGCCAGCACCGACGCGGGCCGCACATGCACATTGTCAGCCAACCCCAGCACCACACCCCGTCTCCCCCGTCTCTCCCGTCTTGCCCGGTGTCGAAAACACTTCGAACGACTTTCGTCAACTCTCTGCGAAACAAAAATCGCACGTTTTTCTGCACGGCGTTGCTCTCGTgtcgcgcacacacgcacacgcacgcaaagcgcgcgcacgtgtcCCCACCGCCCACCATACCCCGCCCAGTAACCTCCCCCTGCCTCTCCACCACACatcccctttcttttcgctcttcaCGACACCAGCAACATGCGTGAGATCGTTTCCTGCCAGGCCGGCCAGTGCGGCAACCAGATCGGCTCTAAGTTCTGGGAGGTGATCTCCGACGAACATGGCGTCGATCCGGTTGGCTCTTACCAGGGCGACTCGGATTTGCAGCTCGAACGCATCAACGTTTACTTCGATGAGTCGACGGGTGGCCGCTACGTGCCACGCGCCGTGCTGATGGACCTCGAGCCGGGCACTATGGACTCTGTCCGCGCCGGCCCGTATGGACAGCTGTTCCGTCCGGACAACTTCATCTTTGGTCAGTCCGGCGCTGGCAACAACTGGGCCAAGGGCCACTACACCGAGGGCGCTGAGCTGATCGACTCCGTGCTTGACGTGTGCcgcaaggaggcggagagctgCGACTGCCTGCAGGGCTTCCAGCTGTCTCACTCCCTCGGTGGCGGCACGGGCTCCGGCATGGGCACGCTGCTCATGTCCAAGATGCGCGAGGAGTACCCGGACCGGATCATGATTACCTTCTCCGTCATCCCGTCCCCCCGGGTGTCGGATACGGTGGTCGAGCCGTACAACAccactctctctgtgcaccaGCTGGTGGAGAACTCCGACGAGTCGATGTGCATCGATAACGAGGCGCTGTATGATATTTGCTTCCGCACGCTGAAGCTGACGACGCCGACGTTCGGTGACCTGAACcacctcgtcgctgctgtgatgTCTGGCGTGACCTGCTGCCTGCGCTTCCCCGGCCAGCTGAACTCTGACCTACGCAAGCTTGCCGTGAACCTCGTGCCGTTCCCGCGCCTGCACTTCTTCATGATGGGCTTcgcgccgctgacgagccGCGGCTCGCAGCAGTACCGCGGCCTGTCCGTCTCGGAGCTGACGCAGCAGATGTTTGACGCCAAGAACATGATGCAGGCCGCCGACCCGCGCCACGGCCGCTACCTCACCGCGTCCGCGCTGTTCCGCGGCCGCATGTCGACGAAGGAGGTCGACGAGCAGATGCTGAACGTGCAGAACAAGAACTCCAGCTACTTCATCGAGTGGATCCCGAACAACATCAAGTCCTCCATCTGCGATATCCCGCCCAAGGGCCTCAAGATGTCCGTCACCTTCATCGGCAACAACACCTGCATCCAGGAGATGTTCCGGCGCGTCGGTGAGCAGTTCACCGGGATGTTCCGCCGCAAGGCCTTC is from Leishmania braziliensis MHOM/BR/75/M2904 WGS CADA00000000 data, contig 25, whole genome shotgun sequence and encodes:
- a CDS encoding protein kinase translates to MRDAAPVERGRLPGPADGGVDSLHEDGAEEEMARRRSTVSTTALFLALPWLGCTLCLVGVLLYVNVHTFSVWRRLTSMPGGAAAEVSVRHRDTARYTVLSVSLVILAVHLAVSFCLFRRAYHILWDVQMSLVELSFMVDMICTHQHNTFFFVDCVERARRVRESLRYWVKEFSSFTEICAAEMAVNRVTLRLMTRPRESAPRLESPGDTHLPCIGSAMSSPAQPARAGRLPPDTKAAAFRSPQDAVWSPHAQSMRTDSAQADPGPGRQLAGHHSGSHRSLSVTTEVSITQAPFQVTLKRRHVALLLLSFLTYRELVRAEAEAARQISRDFIAAVNMCAQKYEGCIVELYSDRAILSWNAFFESGDSYAQACVQCGECFHDRFVRRFSPESGAYFSTAGYMGHIVCGTTTEKSLLLHGQPVSMLRQLPMLLEMRYCAYVWLGTPPPACTSSPLSWTRIGAVRIGAEFSVDLHAMRRTSTEPLPAAMVWRMPQWTTFGDERAAQLPQGGDTAPAPSASTAAAAATGVPAVLASPPSLFSPLCSRGVGAPYETFYDRSHNRYQLSNAVLGESKSCVVRLAISETGNFVAVKEIRIERGDVKPIRRRRYQRESRIVVARGEKPQWMNEVEIMERHRHTCIVAYISFVEAEDRLRIVMEYAGGGNLLKFASSQRHTEGEGPPMAVLLRNVVEGLKFLHQKGIVHGDIKPQNVLVPDSGPCKIADFGISRRATTTATSAIEGTPFYMAPEATRGEVTAACDIWSFGIMMAQVLTGRLPYDASVRDYYLVSQFMCNKDVERELHTPLEKAALDVFLACTQYDAAKRKTAKALLKMPYFTTHAAGSTEDA
- a CDS encoding beta tubulin gives rise to the protein MREIVSCQAGQCGNQIGSKFWEVISDEHGVDPVGSYQGDSDLQLERINVYFDESTGGRYVPRAVLMDLEPGTMDSVRAGPYGQLFRPDNFIFGQSGAGNNWAKGHYTEGAELIDSVLDVCRKEAESCDCLQGFQLSHSLGGGTGSGMGTLLMSKMREEYPDRIMITFSVIPSPRVSDTVVEPYNTTLSVHQLVENSDESMCIDNEALYDICFRTLKLTTPTFGDLNHLVAAVMSGVTCCLRFPGQLNSDLRKLAVNLVPFPRLHFFMMGFAPLTSRGSQQYRGLSVSELTQQMFDAKNMMQAADPRHGRYLTASALFRGRMSTKEVDEQMLNVQNKNSSYFIEWIPNNIKSSICDIPPKGLKMSVTFIGNNTCIQEMFRRVGEQFTGMFRRKAFLHWYTGEGMDEMEFTEAESNMNDLVSEYQQYQDATVEEEGEYEEEQEAY